The following proteins are encoded in a genomic region of Drosophila willistoni isolate 14030-0811.24 chromosome 3R, UCI_dwil_1.1, whole genome shotgun sequence:
- the LOC6650091 gene encoding neprilysin-2 isoform X2, whose product MQTVIKNPNWWHRRTKLEKGLTIACILLFAILAVSVGLILTQALNVQDELSRTNGSSTTASPQATALHGDHTAINMVPVSAPKSKSDMNKDNVCLSKECIHTASTVLSKMKQEIEPCDNFYEFACGTYIDEQNIPDDKVSISTFSVISDKLQEQLKDIITAERPETEPKHFRLPNLLYKACMNKTLIETLGAEPVTKLAKSLGGWPLIVGDSWNADNTWTWQEQVKKFRKAGLSMDYIIDFSIGVDLQNSTKRLIDLDQSALALSREYLVKGFNETLVGDYYKYMVDIAKLFGANPKQAEKELLESLEFEMALANISWPNEKRRNSSELYNLRTPQQLQDAYPYVQWVDYMNALLPSGLKIEDDEMINLSVPSFFEDLGKLLAKTDNRVICNYMMWRIHAFSIGFLSEEFRKRQLQYATALSGRQEQEARWKECVDIATGSLGISVGSLYVRKHFNQESKANALEMVNNIRDVFNDILDEVNWMDEKTKKEGKEKLHSMSTHIGYPDEMLDNEKLAKYYEKLEINPDKYFESFLGMNIFGTDYSFNKLRLPVNKTDWVRHARPAIVNAFYSSLENSIQFPAGILQGHFFNAQRPKYMNFGAIGYVIGHEITHGFDDQGRQFDVKGNLRDWWQPNTQKAYLAKAQCIIDQYGNYTERATGLHLNGINTQGENIADNGGVKESYIAYNRWVEKHGAEQKLPGLDYTPQQMFWISAGQTWCAKYRKESLKMRITTGVHSPSEFRVLGSLSNMKDFAKDFQCPEGSPMNPVQKCEVW is encoded by the exons ATGCAAACAGTCATTAA GAACCCCAACTGGTGGCATCGTCGCACTAAGCTGGAAAAGGGTCTCACCATTGCGTGCATTTTACTATTTGCCATTCTTGCTGTTAGTGTTGGCCTCATCTTGACTCAAGCTCTCAATGTACAGGACGAACTGAGCAGGACAAATGGCAGCAGCACCACTGCTAGTCCACAGGCTACAGCCCTGCATGGAGACCATACCGCCATCAATATGGTTCCCGTATCTGCACCAAAGAGCAAGTCCGACATGAATAAGGATAACGTTTGCCTCAGCAAGGAGTGCATACATACGGCCTCCACGGTGCTCAGCAAAATGAAGCAAGAGATTGAACCCTGTGACAATTTCTATGAATTCGCCTGTGGCACTTATATTGACGAGCAGAATATACCCGATGACAAGGTTTCGATTAGCACATTTTCGGTTATTTCCGATAAGTTGCAGGAGCAGCTAAAGGATATCATTACCGCGGAACGTCCAGAAACTGAACCGAAACACTTCCGTTTGCCCAATCTCTTGTACAAGGCTTGCATGAACAAAA CTTTAATCGAAACACTGGGAGCTGAACCTGTTACCAAATTGGCCAAGTCCCTAGGTGGTTGGCCTTTGATCGTGGGTGACAGTTGGAATGCAGACAATACCTGGACCTGGCAGGAACAGGTCAAGAAGTTCCGCAAAGCTGGTCTTAGCATGGATTATATTATTGATTTCTCCATTGGAGTTGATCTCCAGAATAGCACAAAGCGGCTTATCGAT CTCGATCAATCAGCTCTTGCTCTGAGTCGCGAATATTTGGTCAAGGGATTCAATGAGACTCTTGTAGGTGACTATTATAAGTATATGGTTGACATTGCGAAGCTATTTGGAGCAAATCCGAAACAAGCCGAGAAGGAATTGTTGGAATCCCTTGAGTTTGAAATGGCCCTGGCAAAT ATATCCTGGCCCAATGAAAAGCGTCGCAACTCCTCGGAATTGTACAATTTGAGAACTCCTCAGCAATTACAGGATGCCTATCCTTATGTCCAATGGGTGGACTACATGAATGCTCTACTACCTTCTGGCCTTAAAATTGAGGACGATGAAATGATCAATTTATCTGTGCCCAGTTTCTTTGAGGATCTTGGCAAGCTGTTGGCCAAGACAGATAATCGTGTGATTTGCAATTATATGATGTGGCGTATTCATGCCTTCTCCATTGGCTTCCTCAGTGAGGAGTTCCGCAAACGTCAATTACAATATGCTACAGCTTTGTCGGGCCGCCAGGAGCAGGAGGCACGTTGGAAGGAGTGTGTTGATATAGCCACTGGCAG CTTGGGCATCTCAGTTGGTTCGCTATATGTGCGCAAACATTTCAATCAGGAGTCAAAGGCAAATGCTTTGGAAATGGTCAATAACATTCGTGATGTATTCAACGATATCCTCGACGAAGTCAACTGGATGgatgaaaaaacaaagaagGAGGGCAAGGAGAAACTCCACAGCATGTCCACTCACATTGGCTATCCGGATGAAATGCTCGATAATgagaaattggccaaataTTATGAAAAGCTTGAGATTAATCCAGATAAATACTTTGAATCGTTCCTCGGCATGAATATCTTTGGCACAGACTATTCATTTAATAAACTTCGTTTGCCAGTTAATAAAACCGATTGGGTTCGTCATGCTCGTCCAGCCATTGTGAATGCTTTCTATTCCTCATTAGAGAACAGCATCC AGTTTCCCGCTGGTATACTTCAGGGTCACTTCTTTAATGCTCAACGTCCCAAGTATATGAACTTCGGGGCCATTGGTTATGTGATTGGCCATGAGATCACCCACGGTTTCGATGATCAGGGTCGTCAGTTTGATGTAAAGGGCAATTTGCGTGATTGGTGGCAACCGAACACCCAAAAGGCCTATCTGGCCAAGGCACAGTGTATCATTGATCAGTATGGCAATTATACGGAACGTGCCACAGGTCTCCAT CTGAATGGTATTAATACGCAAGGTGAAAATATTGCCGATAATGGTGGCGTCAAGGAATCTTACATCGCCTACAATCGTTGGGTCGAGAAGCATGGAGCAGAGCAAAAGTTGCCGGGATTAGACTATACACCGCAGCAAATGTTCTGGATCTCCGCTGGGCAGACTTGGTGTGCCAAATATCGTAAAG AATCCTTGAAAATGAGGATCACCACTGGAGTACATTCCCCCTCCGAGTTCCGTGTGTTGGGGTCGTTAAGCAACATGAAGGACTTTGCCAAGGACTTCCAGTGTCCGGAAGGTTCACCCATGAATCCAGTGCAGAAGTGCGAAGTGTGGTAG
- the LOC6650091 gene encoding neprilysin-2 isoform X1 produces MQTVIKNPNWWHRRTKLEKGLTIACILLFAILAVSVGLILTQALNVQDELSRTNGSSTTASPQATALHGDHTAINMVPVSAPKSKSDMNKDNVCLSKECIHTASTVLSKMKQEIEPCDNFYEFACGTYIDEQNIPDDKVSISTFSVISDKLQEQLKDIITAERPETEPKHFRLPNLLYKACMNKTLIETLGAEPVTKLAKSLGGWPLIVGDSWNADNTWTWQEQVKKFRKAGLSMDYIIDFSIGVDLQNSTKRLIDLDQSALALSREYLVKGFNETLVGDYYKYMVDIAKLFGANPKQAEKELLESLEFEMALANISWPNEKRRNSSELYNLRTPQQLQDAYPYVQWVDYMNALLPSGLKIEDDEMINLSVPSFFEDLGKLLAKTDNRVICNYMMWRIHAFSIGFLSEEFRKRQLQYATALSGRQEQEARWKECVDIATGSMDEDDFNSLGISVGSLYVRKHFNQESKANALEMVNNIRDVFNDILDEVNWMDEKTKKEGKEKLHSMSTHIGYPDEMLDNEKLAKYYEKLEINPDKYFESFLGMNIFGTDYSFNKLRLPVNKTDWVRHARPAIVNAFYSSLENSIQFPAGILQGHFFNAQRPKYMNFGAIGYVIGHEITHGFDDQGRQFDVKGNLRDWWQPNTQKAYLAKAQCIIDQYGNYTERATGLHLNGINTQGENIADNGGVKESYIAYNRWVEKHGAEQKLPGLDYTPQQMFWISAGQTWCAKYRKESLKMRITTGVHSPSEFRVLGSLSNMKDFAKDFQCPEGSPMNPVQKCEVW; encoded by the exons ATGCAAACAGTCATTAA GAACCCCAACTGGTGGCATCGTCGCACTAAGCTGGAAAAGGGTCTCACCATTGCGTGCATTTTACTATTTGCCATTCTTGCTGTTAGTGTTGGCCTCATCTTGACTCAAGCTCTCAATGTACAGGACGAACTGAGCAGGACAAATGGCAGCAGCACCACTGCTAGTCCACAGGCTACAGCCCTGCATGGAGACCATACCGCCATCAATATGGTTCCCGTATCTGCACCAAAGAGCAAGTCCGACATGAATAAGGATAACGTTTGCCTCAGCAAGGAGTGCATACATACGGCCTCCACGGTGCTCAGCAAAATGAAGCAAGAGATTGAACCCTGTGACAATTTCTATGAATTCGCCTGTGGCACTTATATTGACGAGCAGAATATACCCGATGACAAGGTTTCGATTAGCACATTTTCGGTTATTTCCGATAAGTTGCAGGAGCAGCTAAAGGATATCATTACCGCGGAACGTCCAGAAACTGAACCGAAACACTTCCGTTTGCCCAATCTCTTGTACAAGGCTTGCATGAACAAAA CTTTAATCGAAACACTGGGAGCTGAACCTGTTACCAAATTGGCCAAGTCCCTAGGTGGTTGGCCTTTGATCGTGGGTGACAGTTGGAATGCAGACAATACCTGGACCTGGCAGGAACAGGTCAAGAAGTTCCGCAAAGCTGGTCTTAGCATGGATTATATTATTGATTTCTCCATTGGAGTTGATCTCCAGAATAGCACAAAGCGGCTTATCGAT CTCGATCAATCAGCTCTTGCTCTGAGTCGCGAATATTTGGTCAAGGGATTCAATGAGACTCTTGTAGGTGACTATTATAAGTATATGGTTGACATTGCGAAGCTATTTGGAGCAAATCCGAAACAAGCCGAGAAGGAATTGTTGGAATCCCTTGAGTTTGAAATGGCCCTGGCAAAT ATATCCTGGCCCAATGAAAAGCGTCGCAACTCCTCGGAATTGTACAATTTGAGAACTCCTCAGCAATTACAGGATGCCTATCCTTATGTCCAATGGGTGGACTACATGAATGCTCTACTACCTTCTGGCCTTAAAATTGAGGACGATGAAATGATCAATTTATCTGTGCCCAGTTTCTTTGAGGATCTTGGCAAGCTGTTGGCCAAGACAGATAATCGTGTGATTTGCAATTATATGATGTGGCGTATTCATGCCTTCTCCATTGGCTTCCTCAGTGAGGAGTTCCGCAAACGTCAATTACAATATGCTACAGCTTTGTCGGGCCGCCAGGAGCAGGAGGCACGTTGGAAGGAGTGTGTTGATATAGCCACTGGCAG CATGGACGAAGACGATTTTAATAG CTTGGGCATCTCAGTTGGTTCGCTATATGTGCGCAAACATTTCAATCAGGAGTCAAAGGCAAATGCTTTGGAAATGGTCAATAACATTCGTGATGTATTCAACGATATCCTCGACGAAGTCAACTGGATGgatgaaaaaacaaagaagGAGGGCAAGGAGAAACTCCACAGCATGTCCACTCACATTGGCTATCCGGATGAAATGCTCGATAATgagaaattggccaaataTTATGAAAAGCTTGAGATTAATCCAGATAAATACTTTGAATCGTTCCTCGGCATGAATATCTTTGGCACAGACTATTCATTTAATAAACTTCGTTTGCCAGTTAATAAAACCGATTGGGTTCGTCATGCTCGTCCAGCCATTGTGAATGCTTTCTATTCCTCATTAGAGAACAGCATCC AGTTTCCCGCTGGTATACTTCAGGGTCACTTCTTTAATGCTCAACGTCCCAAGTATATGAACTTCGGGGCCATTGGTTATGTGATTGGCCATGAGATCACCCACGGTTTCGATGATCAGGGTCGTCAGTTTGATGTAAAGGGCAATTTGCGTGATTGGTGGCAACCGAACACCCAAAAGGCCTATCTGGCCAAGGCACAGTGTATCATTGATCAGTATGGCAATTATACGGAACGTGCCACAGGTCTCCAT CTGAATGGTATTAATACGCAAGGTGAAAATATTGCCGATAATGGTGGCGTCAAGGAATCTTACATCGCCTACAATCGTTGGGTCGAGAAGCATGGAGCAGAGCAAAAGTTGCCGGGATTAGACTATACACCGCAGCAAATGTTCTGGATCTCCGCTGGGCAGACTTGGTGTGCCAAATATCGTAAAG AATCCTTGAAAATGAGGATCACCACTGGAGTACATTCCCCCTCCGAGTTCCGTGTGTTGGGGTCGTTAAGCAACATGAAGGACTTTGCCAAGGACTTCCAGTGTCCGGAAGGTTCACCCATGAATCCAGTGCAGAAGTGCGAAGTGTGGTAG
- the LOC6650092 gene encoding eukaryotic translation initiation factor 3 subunit F-1: protein MSALNLTVRVHPVVLFQVVDAFERRNADSHRVIGTLLGSVDKGVVEVTNCFCVPHKEHDDQVEAELSYALDMYELNRKVNSNESVVGWWATGNEVTNHSSVIHEYYARECNNPVHVTVDTSLQGGRMGLRAYVCIQLGVPGGKSGCMFTPIPVELTSYEPETFGLKLLQKTVGVSPAHRPKTVPPMLDLAQISEASTKLQSLLDLILKYVDDVIAHKVTPDNAVGRQLLDLIHAVPHMTHEQFTQMFNANVRDLLMVITLSQLIKTQLQLNEKLTFLPTA, encoded by the coding sequence ATGTCGGCCCTAAATCTGACTGTCCGCGTCCATCCTGTAGTACTGTTCCAAGTGGTCGACGCCTTCGAGCGGCGAAATGCGGATTCACACCGTGTGATCGGCACTCTGCTGGGATCCGTGGATAAGGGAGTCGTCGAGGTGACGAATTGCTTCTGTGTGCCACATAAGGAACATGATGACCAGGTGGAAGCTGAACTGAGCTATGCCCTGGATATGTACGAGCTCAACCGCAAGGTTAATTCCAATGAAAGCGTTGTTGGCTGGTGGGCAACTGGCAACGAGGTGACGAATCACAGTTCAGTCATCCACGAATACTACGCCCGGGAATGCAACAATCCCGTCCACGTCACCGTAGACACATCTCTCCAAGGTGGTCGTATGGGTCTGCGGGCCTACGTATGCATCCAGTTGGGTGTGCCCGGCGGCAAGAGCGGTTGCATGTTCACTCCCATTCCGGTTGAGCTGACCAGCTACGAGCCAGAGACATTCGGCCTGAAGCTGCTACAAAAGACGGTCGGCGTGTCACCAGCCCATCGGCCCAAGACAGTTCCACCCATGTTGGATCTGGCCCAAATATCGGAAGCCTCTACCAAGCTGCAATCATTGTTGGATCTAATTCTTAAGTACGTGGATGATGTCATTGCCCACAAAGTGACACCCGACAATGCTGTAGGACGCCAACTGCTCGACCTAATCCACGCAGTGCCGCATATGACACACGAGCAGTTCACCCAAATGTTCAATGCCAATGTGCGCGATCTTCTAATGGTCATCACGCTCTCCCAGCTTATTAAGACGCAGCTCCAGCTCAATGAAAAACTCACTTTCTTGCCCACAGCATAG